The Deltaproteobacteria bacterium genome has a window encoding:
- a CDS encoding AAA family ATPase, whose translation MPKISDIEDKGKERLAIPHLPWLKKSIGSDLIKGGIYLLAGEPGIGKTTLALQILGDLSRQGVKVLYIPTEQSMSDIKRVVNRIYDLESDEVRSSISENLYIDTIDDLAMLPWFLNHRILPPEREYYGCEIIVIDSLQGGGLSTGVGEKYKALLDFVDTAKGTGISCLFVNHVTKSGEIAGPKALEHAVDCIIYIRRALRLRPLFVPKNRFGPAMLDPLVLIMDEQGLKESPHITAEASAVLGYSGIGEDFAEAQASVTIPRYGSPPGLSAPFLPSKKIKQLLKVLGTLKDIDVVDLSYDVSCFIPGRHGYAIVLDLPIIVALLSSYLHQRVDNQTLFIGEVDLTKQIRPPERTYLAALAEVLVESQPGRIKLIYLSEKVADEFKQMQPQEGMPKVGDLVEVCGVRDLDSFLHHLWPFLITAGK comes from the coding sequence ATGCCTAAAATAAGCGATATCGAAGACAAAGGCAAGGAGAGGTTAGCCATTCCTCATTTGCCTTGGCTCAAAAAATCCATTGGTTCAGATCTCATCAAGGGAGGAATATATCTTTTGGCAGGTGAACCTGGAATTGGTAAAACCACTTTAGCTCTCCAGATATTGGGAGATCTAAGCAGGCAAGGCGTGAAAGTCTTATATATACCAACTGAACAGAGCATGAGTGATATAAAGCGAGTAGTAAATCGAATATATGATTTAGAATCGGACGAAGTTCGATCATCAATTAGTGAGAACTTGTATATTGATACTATTGATGATCTGGCAATGCTACCTTGGTTTTTAAACCATCGAATTCTACCCCCTGAAAGAGAATACTACGGGTGCGAGATTATCGTTATAGACTCTCTTCAAGGAGGCGGGTTGTCCACAGGGGTTGGGGAGAAGTATAAGGCTCTTCTTGATTTTGTAGATACTGCAAAAGGAACCGGGATTAGTTGTTTATTTGTGAACCATGTGACAAAGAGCGGAGAAATTGCTGGGCCAAAAGCTCTTGAACATGCAGTTGACTGTATAATTTACATTCGAAGAGCGCTTCGTTTACGACCCCTTTTTGTTCCGAAGAACAGGTTTGGCCCAGCCATGCTTGATCCTCTTGTCTTGATTATGGATGAGCAAGGTCTTAAGGAATCGCCCCACATAACAGCAGAGGCTAGCGCAGTATTGGGCTATAGTGGCATAGGTGAGGATTTCGCTGAAGCGCAAGCTTCTGTCACTATACCAAGATATGGTTCCCCTCCAGGGTTAAGTGCTCCATTCCTTCCCAGTAAAAAGATTAAACAGCTTCTGAAAGTTTTGGGTACTCTTAAAGATATTGATGTGGTTGACCTATCTTACGATGTGAGTTGTTTTATCCCTGGCCGACATGGGTATGCAATAGTGCTTGACCTACCTATTATAGTGGCCCTTTTAAGTTCGTACTTGCATCAACGAGTGGATAACCAAACTCTATTCATAGGAGAAGTCGATCTTACAAAGCAAATTCGGCCACCTGAGAGGACGTATTTAGCTGCCTTAGCAGAAGTTCTTGTTGAATCACAGCCAGGAAGAATAAAACTTATCTATTTGTCTGAAAAAGTGGCTGATGAGTTTAAGCAAATGCAACCGCAGGAGGGTATGCCAAAGGTTGGCGACCTTGTAGAAGTTTGTGGTGTGAGGGATTTAGATTCTTTTCTTCACCACCTTTGGCCTTTTTTAATTACGGCTGGAAAATAA